A DNA window from Pseudodesulfovibrio thermohalotolerans contains the following coding sequences:
- a CDS encoding TRAP transporter permease codes for MYDKLNRYERFLFDFLSVSMVLFYSWSAIFEPAATQYHRGIYVIITYMLVFLIYKSRSRLMRLVDYLLMLASLVSVSYWILNFEAINYRIGIETEMDKTMAMVGVLIGIELARRVVGNVFVIIGVIMILFGMYGAHMPELIAHAGASFPDLCTSIFYRSDGVFGIMANVLATYIILFVLFGAFLERCGAQRFFIDFPLAAVGHKVGGPAKVSVIASGLFGSISGSAIANTVSTGTFTIPMMKKAGFKPHVAGGIEPAASIGGMFMPPIMGAGGFIMAEMTGLPYSHIMLVAIFPAIMYFFSVFVMVHYEARKNNIVGERYKLGAMEILRKEWLYTLPLILITIFMLAGYSPGYSAIVGLAACIGLSFKDEGSRIDPTLLFIMTFMVLCPWVIKLIGKAAGPEAAAAVRPFLSGRILLLYGLLAAAAVFAWRRQTVEGLKSELGAFVVAARYGTINSLKIGATVGVIGIIIGVLTYSGLVLTFADIVIELAHGNLVLTILLVALASLVLGMGVPVTAAYLITAVVAVPALTHLGVNEVAAHMIVYWLSQDSNITPPVCIAAFAGATIAGANMWRTAFTSFKFAKFLYLAPFLFAYVPAFSLNAPTSNILMWFSLIAVAVFAYAWFLSFIWVNPLKRLLGMSTA; via the coding sequence ATGTATGACAAATTAAACAGATACGAGAGATTTCTCTTCGACTTCCTGTCGGTCTCGATGGTCCTCTTCTACTCCTGGTCGGCGATCTTCGAACCGGCGGCCACACAGTATCACCGGGGCATCTACGTAATCATCACGTACATGCTCGTCTTCCTGATCTACAAATCCCGCAGCCGCCTCATGCGGCTGGTGGACTACCTGCTCATGCTGGCCTCACTGGTCTCCGTAAGCTATTGGATATTGAACTTCGAGGCCATCAACTACCGCATCGGCATCGAAACGGAAATGGACAAGACCATGGCCATGGTCGGCGTGCTGATCGGCATCGAGCTGGCCCGCCGGGTGGTCGGCAACGTCTTCGTCATCATCGGCGTCATCATGATCCTCTTCGGCATGTACGGCGCACACATGCCCGAGCTCATCGCCCACGCGGGAGCGAGCTTCCCGGACCTGTGCACCTCCATCTTCTACCGCTCGGACGGCGTGTTCGGCATCATGGCCAACGTGCTGGCCACCTACATCATCCTGTTCGTGCTCTTCGGGGCCTTTCTCGAAAGATGCGGGGCGCAGCGATTCTTCATCGACTTCCCCTTGGCCGCAGTGGGGCACAAGGTGGGCGGACCGGCCAAGGTCTCGGTCATAGCCTCAGGGCTGTTCGGGTCCATCTCCGGCTCGGCCATCGCCAACACCGTTTCCACCGGCACCTTCACCATTCCCATGATGAAGAAGGCCGGGTTCAAGCCGCATGTGGCGGGCGGCATCGAGCCTGCGGCCTCCATCGGCGGCATGTTCATGCCCCCGATCATGGGCGCGGGCGGGTTCATCATGGCCGAAATGACCGGTCTGCCGTATTCCCACATCATGCTCGTGGCCATCTTCCCGGCCATCATGTACTTCTTCTCGGTCTTCGTCATGGTCCACTACGAAGCCCGCAAGAACAACATCGTGGGCGAACGGTACAAGCTCGGGGCCATGGAGATTCTGCGCAAGGAATGGCTCTACACCCTGCCGCTCATCCTCATCACCATCTTCATGCTCGCCGGATACTCCCCGGGCTATTCCGCCATCGTCGGGCTGGCCGCGTGCATCGGCCTGTCGTTCAAGGACGAGGGCTCGCGCATCGACCCGACCCTGCTCTTCATCATGACCTTCATGGTCCTCTGCCCCTGGGTCATCAAACTCATCGGCAAGGCCGCCGGGCCAGAAGCGGCGGCGGCGGTGCGGCCGTTCCTCTCCGGCCGCATCCTGCTCCTCTACGGCCTCCTCGCCGCAGCCGCGGTCTTCGCCTGGCGCAGGCAGACCGTGGAAGGCCTCAAGAGCGAACTCGGAGCCTTTGTCGTCGCGGCCCGCTACGGAACCATCAACTCCCTCAAGATCGGTGCGACGGTGGGCGTCATCGGCATCATCATCGGCGTGCTGACGTACTCCGGGCTCGTCCTGACGTTCGCGGACATCGTCATCGAACTGGCCCACGGCAACCTGGTTCTGACCATCCTGCTCGTGGCCCTCGCCTCCCTGGTGCTCGGCATGGGCGTGCCCGTCACCGCCGCCTACCTGATTACCGCAGTGGTCGCGGTCCCGGCCCTGACCCACCTCGGCGTCAACGAAGTGGCCGCGCACATGATCGTGTACTGGCTCTCCCAGGACTCCAACATCACCCCACCGGTCTGCATCGCCGCATTTGCGGGCGCCACCATTGCCGGGGCCAACATGTGGCGCACCGCCTTCACCTCATTCAAATTCGCCAAGTTCCTCTACCTCGCCCCATTCCTCTTCGCGTACGTACCGGCCTTCTCCCTGAACGCGCCCACCAGTAACATCCTCATGTGGTTCTCCCTCATTGCCGTGGCGGTGTTCGCCTATGCCTGGTTCCTCAGCTTCATCTGGGTCAACCCCCTCAAACGCCTCCTAGGCATGTCCACAGCCTGA
- a CDS encoding EAL domain-containing protein — MLLPSVIMLLLIAGSIFLYLLPSMETALLEAEKEKVVEITDTLIDTLTHLEDMAARDEISRDYAKRLGAEIVRTTRYGPESKDYFWITDLTPRMIMHPYRPDLDGLDLTDYRDQDGKRVFMEFTRAARKGRDAFVEYHWQWQDQPDRVARKLSHVRLFEPWGWIIGTGLYMDDVRTEINEYRDGVALIFLAVLLVITLLSLYIIRQSGITEKKKAQIQGQREKLVRVLQESEERYRTIADFGYDWELWIGTDNAVHYCSPASQRITGYPPERFFEAPSLVREIVIEDDRDAWDAYLVEANSDRGDTLDFRILTADGNTRWLGAVGRAVAGIGGKPLGMRLSFRDITERKNMEEQLRHQALHDPLTNLANRTLCLDRLAQAMRRAKRRENYFFAVVFVDLDRFKIINDSLGHTFGDMVLTETALRLAGEMRGLDTVSRFGGDEFVLLLDELSSPAEAIRIIKRVRSRLSEPFRLNGNEVQTSASFGIVLSPVGDRKAADVLQHANIAMHYAKEAGRNRFKVFTERMLETAVDQMTLENDMRRGLADDEFHVVYQPIMDLDGSDVIGFEALARWEHSERGAVPPAEFIPKAEESGLIVQLGERVLQQALRTLAGWRNETEGVDDIFMSVNLSSKQFARIELDSIVVSLLAKYGLPPSCLRLEITESSLMGNPESSLRILNRLRDAGVRFSIDDFGTGYSSLSQLQQLPVDTLKVDRTFIARMKNDPEDMEIVKAVIALGRSLDLDVIAEGVESPEQICLLLDLNCNRVQGFYFHEPMSAAKARELLKRRSGDTADRTREKLQAARLTCPSKKNG; from the coding sequence ATCCTGCTCCCCTCGGTGATAATGCTTTTGCTCATCGCGGGGTCCATATTCCTGTACCTGCTCCCGTCCATGGAAACGGCCCTGCTGGAAGCCGAAAAGGAAAAGGTCGTCGAGATCACCGACACGCTGATCGACACCCTGACGCACCTTGAGGATATGGCCGCCCGGGACGAGATTTCCCGGGACTACGCCAAACGGCTCGGCGCGGAGATCGTCAGGACCACCCGCTATGGTCCGGAATCCAAGGACTATTTCTGGATAACCGACCTGACCCCGCGCATGATAATGCACCCGTACAGACCGGACCTGGACGGCCTGGACCTGACCGACTACCGCGACCAGGACGGCAAGCGGGTGTTCATGGAGTTCACCCGCGCCGCCCGCAAGGGCCGGGACGCCTTCGTGGAGTACCACTGGCAGTGGCAGGACCAGCCCGATCGCGTCGCCCGCAAGCTCTCCCACGTACGCCTGTTCGAACCATGGGGGTGGATCATCGGCACAGGGCTGTACATGGACGACGTGCGCACCGAGATCAATGAATACCGCGACGGCGTCGCCCTCATCTTCCTCGCCGTCCTGCTCGTCATCACCCTGCTCTCCCTTTACATCATCCGCCAATCGGGCATCACGGAAAAGAAGAAAGCCCAGATTCAGGGCCAGCGGGAAAAGCTCGTGCGCGTGCTCCAGGAAAGCGAGGAACGCTACCGGACCATCGCGGACTTCGGCTACGATTGGGAATTGTGGATCGGCACGGACAATGCCGTCCACTACTGCTCTCCTGCCAGCCAACGAATCACCGGCTACCCGCCCGAACGGTTCTTCGAGGCCCCGTCCCTGGTCAGGGAAATCGTCATCGAGGACGACCGGGACGCCTGGGACGCCTACCTGGTGGAGGCCAACTCCGACAGGGGCGACACCCTTGACTTCCGCATCCTGACGGCGGACGGCAACACACGCTGGCTCGGCGCGGTCGGCCGCGCGGTGGCGGGCATCGGCGGCAAGCCGCTGGGAATGCGCCTGAGCTTCCGCGACATCACCGAGCGCAAAAACATGGAGGAGCAGCTCCGGCACCAGGCGCTGCACGACCCCCTGACCAATCTGGCCAACAGGACCCTGTGCCTGGACCGCCTGGCGCAGGCCATGCGCCGCGCCAAACGCCGCGAGAACTACTTCTTCGCCGTGGTCTTCGTGGACCTCGACCGATTCAAGATCATCAATGACTCCCTGGGCCACACTTTCGGCGACATGGTCCTGACCGAAACGGCCTTGCGGCTGGCCGGAGAGATGCGCGGCCTGGACACGGTCTCCCGGTTCGGCGGCGACGAATTCGTCCTGCTCCTGGACGAACTGTCCAGCCCGGCCGAGGCCATCCGCATCATCAAGCGCGTGCGCAGCCGCCTGTCCGAGCCGTTTCGCCTGAACGGGAACGAGGTTCAGACCTCGGCCAGCTTCGGCATCGTCCTGAGCCCGGTCGGGGACCGCAAGGCCGCCGACGTGCTCCAGCACGCCAACATCGCCATGCACTATGCCAAGGAGGCCGGACGCAACCGCTTCAAGGTCTTCACCGAGCGGATGCTTGAAACCGCCGTGGACCAGATGACCCTCGAAAACGACATGCGCCGGGGGCTGGCGGACGACGAGTTCCACGTGGTCTATCAGCCCATCATGGACCTGGACGGGTCGGACGTCATCGGCTTCGAAGCCCTGGCCCGATGGGAACACTCCGAACGGGGGGCCGTCCCGCCCGCGGAATTCATTCCCAAGGCCGAGGAGTCGGGGCTCATCGTCCAACTGGGCGAGAGGGTTCTTCAGCAAGCCCTGCGGACCCTGGCCGGATGGCGCAACGAAACCGAGGGCGTGGACGACATATTCATGTCCGTGAACCTCTCAAGCAAGCAGTTCGCCCGCATCGAGCTGGACAGCATCGTGGTCTCGCTTCTCGCCAAGTACGGGCTCCCGCCCTCCTGCCTGCGGCTCGAAATCACCGAATCATCCCTCATGGGGAACCCGGAGTCGTCCCTGCGCATTCTCAACCGGCTGCGGGACGCCGGAGTGCGCTTCTCCATCGACGATTTCGGCACGGGCTATTCCTCCCTGTCCCAGCTCCAGCAACTGCCCGTGGACACCCTCAAGGTGGACCGGACCTTTATCGCGCGCATGAAAAACGACCCGGAGGACATGGAGATCGTCAAGGCGGTCATCGCCCTGGGCCGCTCGCTGGACCTCGACGTCATCGCCGAGGGCGTGGAGAGCCCGGAGCAGATCTGCCTGCTCCTCGACCTGAACTGCAACCGCGTTCAGGGATTCTACTTCCACGAGCCCATGAGCGCGGCCAAGGCCAGGGAACTCCTCAAGCGGCGCAGCGGCGACACGGCCGACCGAACCAGGGAAAAACTGCAAGCGGCGCGCCTGACCTGCCCTTCGAAAAAGAACGGCTGA
- a CDS encoding Hpt domain-containing protein gives MMRDLFDADHFLDSVVQDRELAVDLVEAFIEDCPERLAELTEALAEGDADRGRKLAHSLKGMCGVVRAGVLSRLALEMESAAQKGDLDGVRERMGMFTEGLARVMALMEDFRKHG, from the coding sequence ATGATGCGGGATTTGTTCGATGCCGACCATTTCCTGGACAGCGTTGTCCAGGACAGGGAGCTGGCCGTTGACCTCGTCGAAGCCTTTATCGAAGACTGCCCGGAACGGCTGGCCGAGTTGACCGAGGCTCTGGCCGAAGGCGACGCCGACAGGGGACGCAAGTTGGCCCATTCGTTGAAAGGCATGTGCGGTGTGGTCCGCGCCGGGGTGTTGAGCAGGCTGGCTTTGGAAATGGAGTCGGCCGCGCAGAAGGGCGATTTGGACGGCGTGCGCGAAAGGATGGGCATGTTCACCGAGGGCCTGGCCCGGGTCATGGCGCTCATGGAAGATTTCAGGAAACACGGCTGA
- a CDS encoding GGDEF domain-containing protein yields the protein MIKDRIATPGLRTRYKVLYIASVLAMAALLCVFAGIVLTLRTEPEQSHEGLLALSHLCMAAGILVLGGQALLILKQVVPLLGRDAARADELARELERRTVLDPLTRAYNRAKFEDVATRELDHVRRYGPALSGIMLDVDGLRDINRAHGDRAGDRVLADLARGLDAQLRSNDFLFRWHGGKFIVLCPHTDIDKAAVVAEKMRILAGHKLFGGKIRMSLSLGVALAEADDTAESFRQRLQSGLTSAKNGGRNQVAVFRPPTPKR from the coding sequence ATGATAAAGGACCGTATCGCCACCCCCGGACTCAGAACGCGCTACAAGGTCCTTTACATCGCAAGCGTGCTGGCCATGGCCGCACTCCTGTGCGTCTTCGCGGGCATAGTCCTCACCCTGCGCACCGAACCGGAACAGAGCCACGAGGGGCTTCTCGCCCTCTCCCATCTGTGCATGGCGGCCGGGATTCTCGTGCTCGGAGGCCAGGCCCTGCTCATCCTGAAACAGGTCGTCCCGCTCCTGGGCAGGGACGCAGCCAGGGCCGACGAGTTGGCCAGGGAGCTGGAACGGCGCACGGTCCTCGATCCCCTGACCCGCGCGTACAACCGAGCCAAATTCGAAGATGTCGCGACCAGGGAACTGGACCACGTACGACGGTACGGTCCCGCCCTTTCCGGAATCATGCTCGACGTGGACGGCCTCCGTGACATCAACCGGGCCCACGGGGACCGCGCCGGGGACCGCGTCCTGGCCGATCTGGCCCGAGGTCTCGACGCCCAGCTCCGCTCCAACGATTTCCTCTTCCGCTGGCACGGCGGTAAATTCATCGTTCTTTGCCCGCACACCGACATCGACAAGGCGGCCGTCGTGGCCGAAAAGATGCGCATTCTCGCGGGACACAAGCTCTTCGGGGGCAAAATCCGCATGTCCCTCTCCCTCGGTGTGGCCCTGGCCGAAGCGGACGACACGGCCGAATCCTTCCGGCAGCGTCTCCAGTCCGGCCTTACCTCGGCCAAGAACGGCGGCCGCAACCAGGTGGCCGTATTCCGGCCTCCGACGCCGAAGCGCTGA
- a CDS encoding 3D domain-containing protein, protein MRILFNYTFTPVLCATLVILAVVVVVKQQKIDDLTHRLELVQKTAEARKILVEEARLLQKAKNRSPVRTVTVTAYNPSTDQCDDDPLIAASMRKVRSGTIAVSRDLFDQGWVFGRKVRIEGYGIFEINDLMNKRYHQRIDIFMWDESRAREFGRKNIKAALLDI, encoded by the coding sequence ATGCGAATACTCTTCAACTACACCTTCACCCCGGTCCTCTGTGCGACCCTCGTGATCCTGGCGGTAGTCGTCGTCGTGAAACAACAGAAAATCGACGACCTGACCCACCGCCTTGAGCTGGTCCAGAAGACCGCCGAAGCGCGCAAGATACTGGTCGAGGAGGCCCGCCTCCTCCAAAAGGCCAAGAACCGATCCCCGGTGCGCACGGTCACCGTGACCGCCTACAACCCGTCCACCGACCAGTGCGACGACGACCCGCTTATCGCCGCCTCCATGCGCAAGGTCCGTTCCGGCACCATCGCCGTGTCCCGCGACCTCTTCGATCAGGGATGGGTCTTCGGACGCAAGGTCCGCATCGAAGGCTACGGCATCTTCGAGATCAACGACCTCATGAACAAGCGCTATCACCAGCGCATCGACATCTTCATGTGGGACGAATCCCGGGCCCGCGAGTTCGGGAGAAAGAACATCAAGGCCGCGCTCCTCGACATCTAG
- a CDS encoding TAXI family TRAP transporter solute-binding subunit, which translates to MKRIYILALAVAVVFGMSFNAHAKKRYVFGGGPAGGTFQIVANAIQVFGPIKDNPNFSIKAQSSGGSTENLRTVNSGRCAFGTVYAGEVYLGRNGKLTGDPNKYENVLAVGYLYGAPAQLVIRKGSGIKSAKDLVGKKVGVGNAGSGAFANCERFFTHLGIWDKIERNAMGYNDAAQAFGNEQLDAFWLLTAFPSGAVIMAAQTNDIDLVNVGADAENSGYFKAYPYFGKLTIPAGTYRGVDHDTPSFFDSALLVANADVPAEDVYALLKAVWSEKGLKHMVGQKKTFKAMSLADGLKGINPAATPLHPGAVKFWKEMGVLK; encoded by the coding sequence ATGAAACGGATTTACATCCTGGCCTTAGCTGTTGCCGTTGTTTTCGGCATGTCTTTCAACGCGCACGCCAAAAAACGTTACGTCTTCGGCGGCGGTCCGGCCGGCGGCACCTTCCAGATCGTGGCCAACGCCATCCAGGTCTTCGGCCCCATCAAGGACAACCCCAATTTTTCCATCAAGGCCCAGTCCTCCGGCGGCTCCACCGAAAACCTGCGCACGGTCAATTCCGGCCGCTGCGCGTTCGGCACCGTGTACGCGGGCGAAGTCTACCTCGGCCGCAACGGCAAGCTGACCGGCGACCCGAACAAATATGAAAACGTCCTGGCCGTGGGCTACCTCTACGGCGCGCCCGCCCAGCTGGTCATCCGCAAGGGTTCCGGAATCAAGTCCGCCAAGGACCTGGTCGGGAAGAAGGTCGGCGTGGGCAACGCCGGTTCCGGCGCGTTCGCCAACTGTGAGCGGTTCTTCACCCACCTCGGCATCTGGGACAAGATCGAGCGCAACGCCATGGGCTACAACGACGCGGCCCAGGCCTTCGGCAATGAGCAGCTCGACGCCTTCTGGCTTCTCACCGCCTTCCCGTCCGGGGCCGTCATCATGGCCGCCCAGACCAACGACATCGACCTGGTCAACGTCGGCGCCGACGCCGAAAATTCCGGCTACTTCAAGGCGTACCCCTACTTCGGCAAGCTGACCATCCCGGCGGGCACCTACCGCGGGGTGGATCACGACACTCCCTCCTTCTTTGATTCCGCACTGCTCGTGGCCAATGCCGACGTGCCCGCCGAGGACGTGTACGCGCTCCTCAAGGCCGTCTGGTCCGAGAAAGGCCTCAAGCACATGGTCGGCCAGAAGAAGACCTTCAAGGCCATGAGCTTGGCCGACGGTCTCAAGGGCATCAACCCCGCCGCGACCCCCCTGCATCCGGGCGCGGTGAAGTTCTGGAAGGAAATGGGCGTCCTGAAGTAG
- a CDS encoding RNA methyltransferase, translating to MLENLVVVLFRPKYPENIGSAARACLNMGVTELVVVDPYNFNMEKALPLATAHARHILESARIVDTLAQAVDGCTAIYGTTARTGGWRKGIMNPDTLANVVDDRLRGGGRVALVFGPEDKGLTNEETSICSGLMTIPTSRDGTSLNLAQAVVVVLYECFKRSLAHPFVPGGPPEERPTTVREQEALFSNLQETLLAIDFLKDDNPDYWMLPVRRFFSKVNLKRNEFNLLMGVCRQVQWFVDKYGPKKGGGAE from the coding sequence ATGCTGGAAAATCTCGTGGTGGTCCTGTTCCGCCCAAAATATCCGGAGAATATCGGTTCCGCGGCTCGCGCCTGTCTGAATATGGGGGTGACCGAGTTGGTGGTGGTCGATCCCTATAATTTCAACATGGAAAAGGCCCTGCCCCTGGCCACGGCCCACGCCCGGCATATTCTGGAATCCGCGCGCATCGTGGACACCCTGGCCCAGGCCGTGGACGGCTGTACCGCGATTTACGGAACCACGGCGCGCACGGGCGGCTGGCGCAAGGGGATCATGAATCCCGACACCCTGGCGAACGTGGTCGACGATCGGCTGCGCGGCGGCGGAAGGGTCGCCTTGGTCTTCGGCCCCGAAGACAAGGGGCTGACCAACGAGGAGACCTCCATCTGCTCCGGGCTGATGACCATCCCGACCAGCCGCGACGGCACCTCCCTGAACCTGGCCCAGGCCGTGGTGGTGGTTCTGTACGAATGCTTCAAGCGTTCGCTGGCCCATCCGTTCGTGCCGGGCGGTCCGCCCGAGGAGCGTCCCACCACGGTGCGGGAACAGGAGGCCCTGTTCTCCAACCTTCAGGAAACCCTTTTGGCCATCGATTTTCTCAAGGACGACAACCCGGATTACTGGATGCTTCCGGTGCGCCGTTTCTTCAGCAAGGTCAACCTCAAGCGCAACGAGTTCAACTTGCTCATGGGCGTTTGCCGACAGGTGCAGTGGTTCGTGGATAAATACGGGCCGAAGAAGGGCGGCGGAGCCGAATAG
- a CDS encoding nitroreductase family protein, with translation MFADKDICKRCGACLDECPFDLIVEDREGFPKLRPAAKKTCINCGHCVAVCPVGAVTLPEMPVTAGLSPAQCAPFDRELKVTPEQADQFLSGRRSVRTYKDKVVPGEVLEHLFSVSGFAPSAKNGQPARWIVTRTPEATRRLAGMTVDYMATNSIMPGVVKNWARGVDKILHGAPHVAVAHAPEDGFNPAEDCALAAAYLELAAHAHGLGACWAGFLMEVAEGCCNIRRELGIPEGHGVYAALILGYPKYRYKRIPTRRPVEIGWLD, from the coding sequence ATGTTTGCCGACAAGGATATCTGCAAGCGCTGCGGCGCGTGTCTGGACGAGTGCCCCTTCGACCTCATCGTCGAAGACCGCGAGGGCTTTCCCAAGCTTCGCCCCGCTGCCAAGAAAACCTGCATCAACTGCGGCCATTGTGTGGCCGTCTGCCCCGTGGGGGCCGTGACGCTGCCCGAGATGCCCGTGACCGCCGGCCTGTCCCCGGCCCAGTGCGCCCCGTTCGACCGCGAGCTTAAGGTGACGCCCGAACAGGCCGACCAGTTCCTCAGCGGACGCCGCTCGGTGCGCACCTACAAGGACAAGGTCGTGCCCGGCGAGGTCCTGGAACATCTCTTTTCCGTGTCCGGGTTCGCGCCCAGCGCCAAGAACGGCCAGCCCGCGCGGTGGATCGTCACCCGCACGCCCGAGGCCACCCGCCGCCTGGCGGGCATGACCGTGGACTACATGGCCACCAACTCGATCATGCCCGGCGTGGTCAAGAACTGGGCGCGCGGCGTGGACAAGATTCTCCATGGCGCTCCCCACGTGGCCGTGGCGCACGCCCCGGAGGACGGTTTCAACCCGGCCGAGGACTGCGCCCTGGCCGCTGCCTACCTCGAACTGGCCGCCCACGCCCACGGCCTTGGCGCCTGCTGGGCGGGCTTCCTCATGGAGGTGGCCGAAGGGTGCTGCAACATTCGCCGTGAGCTGGGCATTCCCGAAGGCCACGGCGTCTATGCCGCCCTGATACTCGGTTATCCGAAGTACCGCTACAAGCGAATTCCCACCCGTCGTCCCGTGGAAATCGGCTGGCTGGATTGA
- a CDS encoding TAXI family TRAP transporter solute-binding subunit, producing the protein MPRLFHALLLLCCLGLSPIAGCSAEPGNDPAAPKATATQALTFYGGPRGGTFNHFANKIAEVISADAPGLNVQTKPSGGSVENLLALCSGKADMALVNAGDAFLGRTGKLRCTNKKFADVQAISFLYETPAQLVVRMDSGIHTVLDLRGKTIAVGNPGSGAALSAERFFRHIKLWTSFNHLPTGYAEAAEDFARGEVDGFWILAGHPNASVMEAAAKTPVRILNLHEAAMVSGFYQLYPFYSRATIPAGTYYGQTEPVATFQDAALWCARSGLDGHAVYDGLKAIFSEKRLEELQRVHGAAADMSLLNGIRSLSIPLHPGALRFWAEHKLDIPPILMP; encoded by the coding sequence ATGCCACGTCTCTTCCACGCCTTGTTACTGCTCTGCTGCCTGGGGCTTTCCCCGATAGCGGGCTGCTCTGCCGAGCCCGGAAACGACCCGGCCGCGCCCAAGGCCACGGCCACGCAGGCCCTGACTTTCTACGGCGGCCCGCGCGGCGGCACCTTCAACCACTTCGCCAACAAGATAGCGGAGGTCATCTCCGCCGACGCGCCCGGCCTGAACGTCCAGACCAAGCCCTCCGGCGGCTCCGTGGAGAATCTCCTCGCCCTCTGCTCGGGCAAGGCGGACATGGCCCTGGTCAATGCGGGCGACGCGTTCCTGGGGCGCACCGGCAAACTGCGCTGCACCAACAAGAAGTTCGCCGATGTCCAGGCCATTTCCTTTCTTTACGAAACCCCGGCGCAACTCGTGGTGCGCATGGACTCCGGCATCCACACCGTCCTGGACCTCCGGGGCAAGACCATCGCCGTGGGCAACCCCGGCTCGGGCGCGGCCCTGTCCGCCGAGCGTTTCTTCCGCCACATCAAACTCTGGACCAGCTTCAACCACCTGCCCACAGGCTATGCCGAGGCCGCCGAAGACTTCGCCCGGGGCGAAGTGGACGGATTCTGGATTCTGGCTGGCCACCCCAACGCCTCGGTCATGGAAGCGGCCGCAAAAACGCCCGTCCGCATCCTGAATCTGCACGAGGCCGCCATGGTCTCCGGGTTCTACCAGCTCTATCCGTTCTATTCGCGGGCAACCATCCCGGCAGGCACCTACTACGGCCAGACCGAGCCCGTGGCCACCTTCCAGGACGCCGCACTGTGGTGCGCCCGCTCCGGCCTGGACGGCCACGCCGTATATGACGGCCTCAAGGCCATTTTCAGCGAAAAACGACTCGAAGAACTGCAACGCGTACACGGCGCAGCCGCTGACATGAGCCTGCTAAACGGCATCCGCAGCCTGTCCATCCCCCTGCATCCCGGCGCGCTCCGCTTCTGGGCCGAACACAAACTGGACATCCCGCCCATCCTCATGCCGTAG
- a CDS encoding OmpH family outer membrane protein: MKRILPLFLVAALVLGLSACNQEPSVKIGVVDEAAAFKDNKLATEAMAHLQEMGKPLQEKAEAAYKAMQADQTEETVAAYKLAMGELQNTMTAEQQRVVGLVDAKFNEVLDNYRKEKGLTLILSRQAIIASSETVDITKDIVAAMDKVQVDFTRPEAPKTDAPTPEAAPAPAEAPAKTAPEGGEATK; encoded by the coding sequence ATGAAACGGATTCTTCCCCTGTTCCTCGTCGCGGCTCTGGTCCTCGGCCTGAGCGCCTGCAACCAGGAACCTTCGGTCAAGATAGGCGTTGTGGACGAAGCAGCCGCCTTCAAGGACAACAAGCTGGCCACCGAGGCCATGGCTCACCTCCAGGAGATGGGCAAGCCTCTGCAGGAAAAAGCCGAAGCCGCCTACAAGGCCATGCAGGCCGACCAGACCGAAGAGACCGTGGCCGCCTACAAGCTGGCCATGGGCGAACTGCAGAACACCATGACCGCCGAGCAGCAGCGCGTCGTCGGCCTGGTGGACGCCAAGTTCAACGAAGTCCTGGACAACTACCGCAAGGAGAAGGGGTTGACCCTGATCCTGAGCAGGCAGGCCATCATCGCGTCCAGCGAAACCGTTGACATCACCAAGGATATCGTGGCCGCCATGGACAAGGTGCAGGTGGACTTCACCCGTCCCGAAGCGCCCAAGACCGATGCCCCGACTCCGGAAGCCGCTCCGGCCCCTGCCGAGGCTCCCGCCAAGACCGCTCCCGAGGGCGGAGAGGCCACGAAATAG